The following is a genomic window from Thalassophryne amazonica chromosome 14, fThaAma1.1, whole genome shotgun sequence.
GCTAGCAACACACAGTCACAGAACATCAACAGCAGCTGCCATAACTCTAACCATGTTGTGTaagaaaatatcaatcaatcaatcaatcaatttttttatatagcgccaaatcacaacaaacagttgccccaaggcgctttatattgtaaggcaaggccatacaataattatgtaaaaccccaacggtcaaaacgaccccctgtgagcaagcacttggctacagtgggaaggaaaaactcccttttaacaggaagaaacctccagcagaaccaggctcagggaggggcagtcttctgctgagactggttggggctgagggagagaaccaggaaaaagacatgctgtggaggggagcagagatcgatcactaatgattaaatgcagagtggtgcaaacagagcaaaaagagaaagaaacagtgcatcatgggaaccccccagcagtctacgtctatagcagcataactaagggatggttcagggtcacctgatccagccctaactataagctttagcaaaaaggaaagttttaagcctaatcttaaaagtagagagggtgtctgtctccctgatctgaattgggagctggttccacaggagaggagcctgaaagctgaaggctctgcctcccattctactcttacaaaccctaggaactacaagtaagcctgcagtctgagagcgaagcgctctattggggtgatatggtactacgaggtccctaagataagatgggacctgattattcaaaaccttataagtaagaagaagaattttaaattctattctagaattaacaggaagccaatgaagagaggccaatatgggtgagatatgctctctccttctagtccccgtcagtactctagctgcagcattttgaattaactgaaggctttttagggaacttttaggacaacctgataataatgaattacaatagtccagcctagaggaaataaatgcatgaattagtttttcagcatcactctgagacaagacctttctgattttagagatattgcgtaaatgcaaaaaagcagtcctacatatttgtttaatatgcgctttgaatgacatatcctgatcaaaaatgactccaagatttctcacagtattactagaggtcagggtaatgccatccagagtaaggatctggttagacaccatgtttctaagatttgtggggccaagtacaataacttcagttttatctgagtttaaaagcaggaaattagaggtcatccatgtctttatgtctgtaagacaatcctgcagtttagctaattggtgtgtgtcctctggcttcatggatagataaagctgggtatcatctgcgtaacaatgaaaatttaagcaataccgtctaataatactgcctaagggaagcatgtataaagtgaataaaattggtcctagcacagaaccttgtggaactccataattaactttagtctgtgaagaagattccccatttacatgaacaaattgtaatctattagacaaatatgattcaaaccaccgcagcgcagtgcctttaatacctatggcatgctctaatctctgtaataaaattttatggtcaacagtatcaaaagcagcactgaggtccaacagaacaagcacagagacgagtccactgtccgaggccataagaagatcatttgtaaccttcactaatgctgtttctgtactatgatgaattctaaaacctgactgaaactcttcaaatagaccattcctctgcagatgatcagttagctgttttacaactaccctttcaagaatttttgagagaaaaggaaggttggagattggcctataattagctaagatagctgggtcaagtgatggctttttaagtaatggtttaattactgccaccttaaaagcctgtggtacatagccaactaacaaagatagattgatcatatttaagatcgaagcattaaataatggtagggcttccttgagcagcctggtaggaatggggtctaataaacatgttgatggtttggatgaagtaactaatgaaaataactcagacagaacaatcggagagaaagagtctaaccaaataccggcatcactgaaagcagccaaagataacgatacgtctttgggatggttatgagtaattttttctctaatagttaaaattttgttagcaaagaaagtcatgaagtcattactagttaaagttaatggaatactcagctcaatagagctctgactctttgtcagcctggctacagtgctgaaaagaaacctggggttgttcttattttcttcaattagtgatgagtagaaagatgtcctagctttacggagggcttttttatagagcaacagactctttttccaggctaaatgaagatcttctaaattagtgagacgccatttcctctccaacttacgggttatctgctttaagctacgagtttgtgagttataccacggagtcaggcacttctgatttaaagctctctttttcagaggagctacagcatccaaagttgtcttcaatgaggatgtaaaactattgacgagatactctatctcccttacagagtttaggtagctactctgcactgtgttggtatatggcattagagcctTCATTTATTCAGAGTTTTAACAATTTTAATCATTGGCAACTATCTGCATTGTCATGTATTGGGCTGAAcacatacaaaaataaaataaaaattccagtatgtttgttttgatttgaaaATGAAGTTTGTAGCTTAATAACTGTGTAGTTTAATTCAATGGGAGCAAGAAAAAGCAATTTTTGTTTGGAAGAGGAATGTTTGGACATTTTACAGCAGGTGGGTTGATGATGTccatctcccctgaacataaacacctgatcattaatgaaatcacctgctgaggtgattggtagcaaggaaaacctgcagtgtctcagctcttcatggcacatgactgcccacccctgggttagaccttacttgtgtgaagcaccttaaggcaaatttgttgtgatttggcgctatataaatgaaagtaaattgaaattgaaactaccGGTATATACAAAACAATAACTATGGCTGCAAGTAAACATTATTTCTATTATCAATTAATGTCTTCCTTTTGTCCAATTAATCATTTGTGATATGTCCTAAAATAATGAAAAAGTCAAAAATTTCCATAGTTCACAATAATGTATTTAACTGTCTTGTGTCTGACAATCACCCTGAAAACAAAAGATGTTAAAGTTATTGATTAGttagttgttgttgtccattcagctgctcccatttttgcacaggatcgccacagcagagacagccagatccgcattcccgcattggtatttggcacaagtttaacaccagatgcccttcctgacacaactccagggtaaacctggagaaacacacacagctactggtgttgcaaagaggtctcctatccaagtactaaccaggttaaTTTGACTGAGAAAAGCAAGAAATCTTCATAAGCAAaaacaagacaaacaaacaaaaaagattaaCTTTTTATTTTACCTGATAAATTGCTTACACGAAGATTAAATCGTCACAACAGATTATCAATTGCAACTGTTTTAGCGCCACATATAGtatacaataacaataataatttaaaaaaatcaacccTAACATTATTAAACagccttttacacacacacacacacacacacacacacacacacacacacacacacacacacacacacacacacacacacacacacacacacacacacacacacacacacacacacacacacacacacacacacacacacagagcagcgaATATTTTAGATTTGTTTACATGTCTCATTTCATTTTGAAAGTAAGGACTTGTGGACTTTTCggaaaataaatacattattCTCGTAAAGCACTTCCTTACCAATTTTTTAAAAGTGAAAACAGAAAGAAACTTGCGAAAAAGCCTTAAAAAACTGGGATAGTTTGGGAAGGCATTTGTGACCATTTAGCTTATTGTAAGTGAAGAAAAGTTTGAtaacattttctttcttttttgtaaaaGAAAAGTCTGTATGTTTCTAAAATAGTCTGTTGCGTGACATTTATAAAACATAAATATGGCATCTTGTTAATAAAGTTGGAGTTTCCATGGCAATAACCCGACACTGACCCTGAATTGTTCTGACTGAAGCTCAGCTCGCACTGTGAGCTTTTAAATGATTATGAACTCACCATGAAGCCCACCACATAGATacaatgaataatccatgtccgcCTCCTGGTTTTTCTTTCAGTTAAAGAGCTACATGTCGCCTTGTTCATCCTCCCGTTGTGACAGTTCGGCTGCGGACGAAGCGGAAGTGTTCATCGGTGAAACAAAACCAGGGAGCCGACAGGTCCGGGTTGAGACCAACTCATCCGGTTTGAATGCCTGAAAGAAATAGCCTCGGTTTCTCCATTATAATGTTACAGGAGCGCGTTACAGAATGTTTACTTGGCGAAACACACAAACTGAACCGCAGCGAAATTTTCAATCGTTGATTTACCGATTTGTGCAGTCCGGTCTCCCCCGAGGACACGCTGGGAGTTGGTATCGTCCAGTGcggttgttttggtttgtttttcttcattaaTTGTTATGGAGGATTGGAAATCAACATTAAGGTTTATACTGCCATCTAATGTCTAGGAGTGCTGGTGACTGGTGACGGTTCATCCCCGCCAGCTTGTGTtgcaataactcaaaaataaataattaaaatcgcCCATTTTATCATACCTACCTTCAGAATCATACCTTCAGCATGGTCAATAGATACCCGGTGGGTATTAGGACCATCTGAGGTTAAGGTAGGAGGGCTTGATGTAGatttctgtatatatatatggtattGTGTGGTCTGAAAAAATTTAGAAGGGGTAGTTGTAGTAAATGTCTTGATTTTTGAGTTCAGCGTGTAGTCTTGACTTGAAGGTGTTGATGTTTTCAGCTGTTACTGTGTTGCAAGATGTGTAACAGATGGGGATGACTTGGGTGGCAAAGAAGTGCTTTCGTGGACCTGTTTCTGGTTGTACCTGTAACTTGTAGGGGTGACCTCGTGTTGCTGTTGCCAGGCTGGTTTCGAAAAGCACCTTGACACCACACACCGAGCAGTCTGTGACGGTGGTCATGTCGTCAATGCCTCTGATGACCTTGAAGCAGTGCAGAAGGTCTGCTCTCTGACGTCTATACAGTAGCATTGGTAGATTGAGGTGCTTCAGGTGATCCTCATAACTGAGGTGCCGAATCTCTTGTACCAGCTTCGTTGCCCGTCGTTGGATGCGCTCGATcttatccatgtccttcttgtagCATATCTTGCAAtactaaaagaacacataaatgaGTATGAAGTCATTTGATGGTGATTAACTTTGATGAACCGCATCAATAAAAAGGCAACTTTGTTTATCCTATGTAATATATACCATagccatgtctgccacctgctggtggcaGAGTGAGTGTCAGGTAACAATTTTGCAACCATGTGGAAAAACATGTTGCCCAGTGCAAGGcaggacaaaatatacaacaacaTGGAAAAGTGAAAACATAATTAAGCAAGTGATAGAATGTCTGGCTGGGCATGATACTAAAAACATGTTCATTCATACTAGAAGTTACCTCATGGCGCAGTCGAAACAGGGCATTCCAAAACTTTTGCTACACCCAGGTTTCAGAGCATTGTTCTGAGGTCCATGTGAAAATAAAGACatgtgctgtgctgccacctgctggacaactCAGGAATGAGCATCCATATCACTATGAATTTCACAGTCAGGGTTTGTTGATGTAAGGCACCAGTTCACACATGTGAATGAGTTTGACCGTCTATATGTGCACCTCCGATATATTGGCAACCTGTCCAagatgtacccccccccccccccccccccccccacacacacacacacacacacacacgcccagtGAATGCTGGGACCCCTGTGACCCCTATGAATGGACTGAAGTTTAGGGTGTAGTAAGATGGCTCGACTGGCTTGAATGTGTCATTCACCCTCCAAACCAGTCGATGGCGGTAGTGCACCGTTATGTTGTTGGCCAAAGAGGCACATAACATAAAAATGAAAGAAGACACGTACGTGTCGGGTACCTACGCAGAAGCATAAAAGCGGTTGCAACACGTTGTAAAGTTGAAACTTGTAAACTTAAAACATGTAAACGTCTCATCAGCGGTGGTATTACAGAACGAATTATTGTGTGGACTGTGCGGTGTTTACGTCAGCAGGTACGTTTTTGAGATTAAGGTGCTGCAACTGCGATGCTAAGTAGCTAGTCTGCTAAGTGACGGAGAGCGCTGGAAGGTAGAACGGAGACGTTAGCATGAATGCTAACAGCAGCAGACTTGACAGATCAGGTGCTGAAATAAAAAATCATTCATGGTTACTTTTTACACCTGCCTCCAACTGACAGAAAGGGTTTTAAAGTTGGTTTATATTTTATTTCCGGGTAAATTAATTCCAATCTTTTAATCAAtacttttaaaataataataataataaaatatacgcCTTCCAGTGATTTAAATGAAAAATTTGCTGTTTCCTCCTGTTTATGCAGACTTTCTCCCTTCcccaattttttaattttaattttttttttttttcactaatgcATTTTTCAGCCAGCAGTTCAGTCGTTCAGGGTCCCACAATGTATGTCAACAAACTTAACAAATACTGTAGAGAAATGTTTTTATCACATATGAACTGTTTTGTGTTCATGAATTTTATATcttatgatatatgatatatttcaTGTTAAAACACCTTAACTATACATGTCTTTTCCACTCTGATGAGATTGATTTTCACACATCTGTTCAAGTGAATGCAGGCTGAGTCCGGAATTATGCCACATGTACAAGGAATTTTAGATTTCTGAAATCGGGAATTAATAAAGATGATTAGCAGAATCTCTAGAGATCATGGCATATctgaaatggcaaaaaaaaaaagaagaaagaaagatgcTTTTGTCATGTACCCCACTGTTTGTGTTGTAACCAGAAATGGCTATCTCTTGCAATTAATTTGTTGCACACACATAACTCAGAAGTAAATGGATACAGACAATACGATGAGATGACTGGCAATTTTGAATGTTACAGAAGGCAACACTTTTGTCTGCAGTTGGCACTTCAACCTAGATGACTACAGCTATAGCATTGCAACTGCTATTTTAATAACAGTCACTgttgtagtaattgtggatgtgCATGCTGTAGAATTGCAACCAGGACAAATGCTGATTACTACTATTAATATTCCTCCCTACTTCCAAATGTGACTGCAATCTATGATGTCTCATCTGCTAAGCCTCTCTGCAAATTACTTTGTCTTACATGGGATAGGGGTATGATAAAGGTTAGTGAATCATTTTTCTGAAATGCATAAATGTTTGGAAATTTGGAAAAGGTTTACTCTTTCAGATCAAGGCGTTGTGCCGTTCCAAAAGTCTTGTGCAGCAGCAGAATTTTGATATGTTCAGGTCCCACTTCAGAATATTTCCGATCCACATACTTAATGTTGCTTCTTCAGCCAGTGATGGTTAACACTGAGTCACAGCTGCGTGTCAGACTCACTCCCAGCTCCGGGTGAGTTAGATTTTACCATAGATATCCTTTGAGGTGATGAATGTGGCTGTGCAGTCTTTATGATTTTGCCTGTGCTGAACTTTGGGAGGGTTGAAAAAGAGGTCAGAAAAAAACTACACCCGTAGTTGCGTTTTCCTCAAGTTCAACGTTTGTGTTTTCGGTCAAACTGTGGCATGTCAGAAGAAATGGAAAAGTCAGAAATTAGACTGGTTCATCAATGTTTGTTCATTTACTGTAAaccatatcatcatcatcatcatcacagtaTTGAACTGTGATATCGCACACTACAAATATTACTCATATCATGCAGATGTATGTaatttgtaatttcatcaaaTCACAGTGTTATGCAAAAGTATAAATAAAAAGTTCTGTTTCAGTCATTTGTGTTAAAATTGGTTAATTATTGCAATGAAATGAATGCATTTAATAATCTGGATGAGACtcttccttggcagaggtaactgGTGTTATTTTGTCTCTCCTGGCTGGTTTGTGGCTTCGTAGGTGATTTCAAACAGCAAAGGCTACAGATGGAGGAGCGTCTCGCTAATGAAGTGAGAAAGTACAAGAATTTATATGATCCCTCTCACCACTactataaaaacacacaaatctgCACCAGTTCTTGGATAGAGATCGGGAGAAAGCTGAACGAGGATCCGGGAAAATGCAAGGACAAGTGGAAAACCATGCGTGACAGATACGTGCGGATCAAAAGGAAGATTAAGCTCAAAAGTGGGGATTCTGAAGCTCACTTTTCAGTGCCGGCGCACTACACCAAGCTGTCCTGGCTTGAAGGATACGTTTCTCATAGAGAAAAGCAGATCAATTTCAGCATTAATGAAGCTGAGGTAAGACAATGTTTGCATTCTTTCACAAAATATTAAAGCAATGAATTGACTGTGGCTGATCAAAACAGAGAGGTCTCCAACATTAAGAAAGAATATTACATTAAATTTGAACTTGGAATGCGTTCACTAATAATGTAAGCAAAACCAAAACCTGTTCCCCCGGTTCCCATGGTGTCCAATCTACGGTATGTTGTCATATCACGTTATCAACTTGTCACTTGCAAACAGGAGGGTCTTTACCTACATCACTCAGATGAACTCATTTTACTCCACTCGCCAAGAATGTCTATGAAAACTATGCATCACTCCACCTACTTCAGTTTCTGTATACATGTAAACACAGTCTACTTATACCAcctgtggagggaaaaaaaatagaaaaattgGTGGGTAGAGACTGTTCATTTATGCATGACTCTTACAAGCACAATTCCTCCAAAACTGGTTAATGGAATTCAGTGAAACGTCATGCAGTAGTAGCATGTCACataaagatgtgcatgaaggaaagttACATTGAAATGGCTGTATTGTTTGTTATTGAACCTGTTATTGAACTGAAAAGCTGTTCCAAATTGCTCCTAGCTATGTCCAACAGTGCATTTCTTTGATGTCTACTAtattaaagctatagggcctttcaaatttcacaaaactgagaaagtTTAGTTTCAACCAAAATCTGAGCATTCTaattaatgtaggtttatttttgtaatatgttGCCAAATtacagatcattttaatgaagacatatttatctggggtgaaattccatagtgaatatggTCTTTTCCTTCACAACCAGCATGCAGattaactacaggaggaagcacgtgtgcgcatgtgtgatgtTTTGAGATTACTTGTAACCTATCTACATTAACATCCATAAGTTTTCTTGTAATccacttccaaatctaccaaatgttggtcatagcatctgatctattgaatttctccccctcaggcgttgaaattctaaattgtttccagacagcatgatttTTGattatattggcaatatcatattatgaatcctttatctaaatgctaaggaataaaattatagtggtgccaaagaaaattcttcttaagacttaaatcttaaaaagcccaGTGGCACAATACCTATTAATGCGTGCATCATACTTTCCAGTAGCCCTGATATTCCTAACAATGTTTAATGATGTTTTATTTTGTGTAGTTATGTCAACACGAACTTGCATTAATAATAAAGATATTGTCAGTAATAAACATGTTGACAGATGCTTTCTTCTTTAGTAATTGCTAAAGTGTTTGATTGCATGTGACCatgtgtttggtgtcatttaaGGCAGGTTCACCATTAGCTCTGCAGCGAAGTGCTTCAGCCCACATGCTCGTCTCAGACTCCACGGCTTCTCATGGGATGAGCAGTGACGATGAAGCTCCACCCACTGAGGTGTCCTCAGTGAGCACACCATTTTGCCAGCCCACTAATAAAAGGAGGAAAGTCACTGCGGGACACATACGAGTTGAGGAC
Proteins encoded in this region:
- the LOC117524545 gene encoding uncharacterized protein LOC117524545 gives rise to the protein MEERLANEVRKYKNLYDPSHHYYKNTQICTSSWIEIGRKLNEDPGKCKDKWKTMRDRYVRIKRKIKLKSGDSEAHFSVPAHYTKLSWLEGYVSHREKQINFSINEAEAGSPLALQRSASAHMLVSDSTASHGMSSDDEAPPTEVSSVSTPFCQPTNKRRKVTAGHIRVEDLLESIATFRQENMARCEELISQLNAAAVTRDYDEYSTFARAVADSLRKLPPERVEATKFKLFAVLAEAHLP